From the genome of Bradyrhizobium elkanii USDA 76, one region includes:
- the mobB gene encoding molybdopterin-guanine dinucleotide biosynthesis protein B, with protein sequence MSSETRMKVIGLAGWSGAGKTTLLSRVIPCLLGRGLRVSVIKHAHHEFDVDVPGKDSWVHRQSGATEVLVSSTRRWALMHELRGADEPRLPELLAKMAQVDLVVVEGFKREPVNKIEVYRAANGKPLLFPDDPRVVGIASDVAVATTLPVAHLDDIEDVAKLMLRAAIPVDDVLASAPAEG encoded by the coding sequence ATGTCTTCGGAGACGCGTATGAAAGTGATTGGCCTCGCGGGCTGGAGCGGTGCCGGCAAGACCACCCTGCTGTCGCGGGTGATCCCCTGCCTGCTGGGCCGCGGCCTGCGCGTCTCTGTGATCAAGCACGCCCACCATGAATTCGATGTCGACGTGCCCGGCAAGGACTCCTGGGTGCACCGGCAGTCCGGTGCGACCGAGGTGCTGGTGTCCTCGACGCGGCGCTGGGCGCTGATGCACGAGCTGCGCGGCGCCGACGAGCCGCGGCTGCCGGAGCTGCTCGCCAAGATGGCGCAGGTCGATCTGGTCGTGGTCGAAGGCTTCAAGCGTGAGCCGGTCAACAAGATCGAGGTGTACCGCGCCGCCAACGGCAAGCCGCTGCTGTTTCCCGACGACCCGCGCGTGGTCGGGATCGCCAGCGACGTCGCCGTTGCAACCACGCTGCCGGTCGCGCATCTCGACGACATCGAGGACGTTGCCAAATTGATGCTGCGCGCCGCGATCCCCGTCGACGACGTGCTCGCGTCGGCTCCGGCCGAAGGCTGA
- a CDS encoding sulfurtransferase TusA family protein, translating into MTTTKLDLTGLKCPLPALKTRKALRSVTAGDFLEVHCTDPLSVIDIPALIQETGDKVEITERSDARIVFLIEKTNGAIDNSNAALPRTR; encoded by the coding sequence ATGACAACGACGAAGCTCGATCTCACCGGCCTGAAATGCCCGCTGCCGGCGCTGAAGACGCGCAAGGCCCTCAGGAGCGTGACGGCGGGAGATTTCCTCGAGGTGCATTGCACCGATCCGCTTTCGGTGATCGATATCCCGGCCCTGATCCAGGAGACCGGCGACAAGGTCGAGATCACCGAACGAAGCGATGCAAGGATCGTATTCTTGATCGAGAAGACCAATGGAGCGATAGATAACTCAAATGCTGCGTTGCCGCGTACGCGCTAG
- a CDS encoding OFA family MFS transporter, producing the protein MTTVSSAGRVSASGAGFLDKEHTIATAGFNRWLVPPAALCIHLCIGMAYGFSVFWLPLSRAIGLTAPKACPDISLVQELFTTTCDWKVASLGWMYTLFFVLLGVSAAIWGGWLEKVGPRKAGFVAALCWAGGLVIGALGVYTHQLWLMWLGSGVIGGVGLGLGYISPVSTLVKWFPDRRGMATGMAIMGFGGGAMIGAPLADKLMNYFKTPTSVGVWETFLAMGAIYFVFMMIGAFRYRIPPAGWQPEGWTPPAKANAMISSKHVHLDNAHKTPQFWLIWWVLCLNVSAGIGVIGMASPMLQEIFAGKLIGLPNVGFNQLDAGQKAQIAAIAAGFAGLLSLFNIGGRFFWASLSDKIGRKNTYYTFFILGIALYALAPTFAAMGSKLLFVLGFGIILSMYGGGFATVPAYLADMFGTQFVGAIHGRLLTAWSTAGIIGPVVVNYIREFQLAAGVPRDQLYNTTMYILCAMLIAGLICNYLIKPVDPKWHMSDAEVAKLQDASASAAAAGPHGSYGIGFGGLDAKAALFWLFVGIPLAWGVYMTLLSAVKIL; encoded by the coding sequence ATGACCACAGTGAGCAGCGCCGGACGCGTATCTGCGTCAGGTGCAGGTTTCCTCGACAAGGAACATACAATCGCGACCGCCGGCTTCAACCGCTGGCTGGTGCCGCCGGCCGCGCTCTGCATCCATCTGTGCATCGGCATGGCCTACGGCTTCTCGGTGTTCTGGCTGCCGCTGTCGCGCGCGATCGGCCTGACCGCGCCGAAGGCGTGCCCCGACATCTCGCTGGTGCAGGAGCTGTTCACCACCACCTGCGACTGGAAGGTCGCGAGCCTCGGGTGGATGTACACGCTGTTCTTCGTGCTGCTCGGCGTCTCCGCCGCGATCTGGGGCGGCTGGCTTGAGAAGGTCGGTCCGCGCAAGGCCGGCTTCGTCGCGGCGCTGTGCTGGGCCGGCGGTCTCGTGATCGGCGCGCTCGGCGTCTATACGCACCAGCTCTGGCTGATGTGGCTCGGCTCCGGCGTGATCGGCGGTGTCGGCCTCGGCCTCGGCTACATCTCGCCGGTGTCGACGCTGGTGAAATGGTTCCCCGACCGGCGCGGCATGGCGACCGGCATGGCGATCATGGGCTTCGGCGGCGGCGCGATGATCGGCGCCCCGCTCGCCGACAAGCTGATGAACTACTTCAAGACCCCGACCTCGGTCGGCGTCTGGGAGACCTTCCTCGCCATGGGCGCGATCTACTTCGTGTTCATGATGATCGGCGCGTTCCGCTATCGCATTCCGCCGGCCGGCTGGCAGCCCGAGGGCTGGACGCCGCCGGCGAAGGCCAACGCGATGATCTCGAGCAAGCACGTCCATCTCGACAACGCGCATAAGACGCCGCAATTCTGGCTGATCTGGTGGGTGCTCTGCCTGAACGTGTCCGCGGGCATCGGCGTGATCGGCATGGCCTCGCCGATGTTGCAGGAGATCTTCGCGGGCAAGCTGATCGGCCTGCCCAATGTCGGCTTCAACCAGCTCGATGCCGGACAGAAGGCGCAGATCGCGGCGATCGCGGCCGGCTTTGCCGGATTGCTGTCGCTGTTCAACATCGGCGGCCGCTTCTTCTGGGCGTCGCTGTCGGACAAGATCGGCCGCAAGAACACCTACTACACGTTCTTCATCCTCGGCATCGCGCTCTACGCGCTGGCGCCGACCTTCGCCGCGATGGGATCGAAGCTTCTGTTCGTGCTCGGCTTCGGCATCATCCTGTCGATGTATGGCGGCGGCTTCGCCACCGTGCCGGCCTATCTCGCCGACATGTTCGGCACCCAGTTCGTCGGCGCCATCCACGGCCGTCTGCTGACGGCGTGGTCGACCGCCGGCATCATCGGTCCCGTCGTGGTGAACTACATCCGCGAGTTCCAGTTGGCCGCCGGCGTGCCGCGCGACCAGCTCTACAACACCACGATGTACATCCTGTGCGCCATGCTGATCGCGGGCCTGATCTGCAACTATTTGATCAAGCCGGTCGATCCGAAATGGCATATGAGCGACGCCGAGGTCGCCAAGCTGCAGGATGCGAGCGCCAGCGCCGCGGCGGCCGGACCGCACGGTTCCTACGGGATCGGGTTTGGCGGGCTCGACGCCAAGGCGGCGCTGTTCTGGCTGTTCGTCGGCATTCCGCTGGCGTGGGGCGTCTACATGACGCTGCTCAGCGCGGTCAAAATCCTCTGA